The following proteins come from a genomic window of Gimesia chilikensis:
- a CDS encoding efflux RND transporter permease subunit, with translation MVTDSENPNLVPEPHSLLDKTIWFCLNNKLVVLLMVIVILVWGAMVAPFDWDLGSLPRDPVPVDAIPDIGENQQIVFTQWMGRSPQDVEDQIGYPLTVALLGLPEVKTIRSYSMFGFSTIYVIFNEKAEFYWSRTRVLEKLNSLPTGTLPEGVQPTLGPDATALGQIFWYTLEGYDPDGNVVGGWDLHELRTTQDWYVRYALNSAEGISEVASIGGFVQEYQIDVDPDAMRANKVSLGEVFNAVRMTNVDVGARTIELNKAEYVVRGLGFIKQVEDLEKTVLKVHDNVPITIKDVAKVTLGPALRRGALDKEGAEVVGGVCVVRYGYNPLAAIKNVKRMIGEVSPGLPTKVLIDFKKTTRKEITQYAKAHGFDAYENDLLNNSAWVQHLRSLDRNKRPEWATISQITVVPFYDRTGLIYETLGTLNTALTEEILVTIIVILISVMHLRSSVLISALLPLAVLMCFIGMKTFGVDANIVALSGIAIAIGTMVDMGIILCENILKHLEEADPDEDRLKVIFNASREVAGAVLTAVSTTIISFLPVFTMIGAEGKLFKPLAFTKTFALIASVIVALTIIPPVAHVLFTGRLRSEALRRYLHWSVIFVGMITLLLAILAAMPMSSDSSITYFSIPWWVGAIVMALGTYKLLESRIPKSLNQYGPWSANGVAVVVVGLILTDHWLPLGPDKGFVRNLLFVVLLIGGLLAFFQIFQRFIYEPLLRWCLRNKGLFLMIPIVILMLGSCVWLGFDRVFGFFPAPIRNSTPWKAIANTLPGLGKEFMPPLDEGSFLYMPTTMPHASIGEAMDVLQLQDRLLISIPEVESVVGKVGRVDSPLDPAPISMIETVIAYKSEYITNKDGHRLKFRYDDTKSDFIRDEKGNLIEDSNGRAFRQWRDHIRTPNDIWKEITAAADLPGTTSAPKLQPIAARIVMLQSGMRAPMGLKVKGPDLETIERVALDIEQLLKKVPSVEASAVIADRIVGKPYLEIDIDRDAIKRYGLHIRTVQDVIEVAIGGQKITTTVEGRERYPVRVRYARELRDEIETLDRILVPTPAGQQIPLEQLAKIRYTRGPQTIKSEDTFLLGYVLFDMKPGNAEVDVVEECQRFLKQKIDDGTLVLPPGVSYTFAGSYENQIRSQKTLMVVLPLALFVIFLILYFQFRSVITTSLVFSGIMIAWSGGFIMLWLYGQSWFLDFSLFDTNMRTLFQVHQINLSVAVWVGFLALFGIASDDGVVITSYLDQSFRKRRISSVKEARDATLAAGVRRVRPCLMTTATTILALIPVLTSTGRGSDIMVPMAIPSFGGMLIEVMTMLVVPVLYCSVMEWKLKLGIEDPRFAEDAKT, from the coding sequence ATGGTAACTGATTCCGAAAATCCCAATCTAGTACCTGAGCCGCATTCTTTGCTCGACAAGACTATCTGGTTCTGCCTGAATAATAAACTGGTTGTCTTGTTGATGGTGATTGTAATCCTCGTCTGGGGCGCGATGGTGGCTCCATTCGATTGGGACTTGGGTAGCCTACCACGCGATCCAGTGCCGGTAGATGCAATTCCTGACATTGGCGAGAACCAGCAAATCGTTTTCACGCAGTGGATGGGGCGTTCACCTCAAGATGTCGAAGACCAAATTGGGTATCCGCTCACAGTTGCCTTGCTCGGCCTCCCCGAGGTCAAGACGATCCGTAGTTACTCGATGTTTGGTTTCTCCACGATCTATGTGATCTTCAACGAAAAAGCCGAGTTCTATTGGTCTCGTACGCGAGTACTGGAGAAGCTCAACAGTTTACCCACAGGGACGCTCCCTGAAGGCGTTCAACCAACACTAGGACCTGACGCAACCGCCCTCGGTCAGATTTTTTGGTATACGCTCGAAGGATACGATCCGGATGGAAACGTTGTAGGAGGCTGGGACCTGCACGAGTTGAGAACCACACAAGATTGGTATGTTCGTTACGCACTGAATTCAGCGGAAGGTATCAGTGAAGTCGCTTCGATTGGTGGATTTGTCCAGGAATATCAAATTGACGTTGACCCCGACGCCATGCGAGCAAATAAAGTAAGCCTGGGAGAAGTATTTAATGCCGTTCGTATGACGAACGTAGATGTCGGCGCACGTACGATCGAGTTGAATAAAGCGGAATACGTCGTTCGTGGCTTGGGTTTTATTAAGCAAGTTGAAGACCTTGAAAAAACGGTTCTCAAAGTTCATGACAACGTCCCCATCACGATCAAGGACGTTGCGAAAGTGACTTTGGGGCCCGCGCTTCGGCGTGGTGCGCTCGATAAAGAAGGTGCAGAAGTTGTTGGCGGCGTATGCGTTGTCCGCTATGGTTACAACCCTCTAGCGGCGATCAAGAACGTCAAGAGAATGATCGGCGAGGTATCACCGGGGCTGCCAACTAAGGTATTGATCGACTTCAAGAAAACAACGCGAAAGGAGATCACACAGTACGCAAAGGCACATGGCTTCGATGCCTATGAAAACGATTTACTTAACAACAGCGCATGGGTTCAGCATTTACGATCCTTGGACCGCAACAAGCGACCCGAGTGGGCTACGATCAGTCAGATCACTGTTGTCCCTTTCTATGACCGCACTGGATTGATCTATGAGACGCTTGGGACACTGAATACTGCGCTCACTGAAGAAATTCTAGTAACAATCATCGTCATTCTGATCAGCGTCATGCACCTGCGAAGTTCTGTGTTAATCAGTGCTCTGTTACCACTCGCCGTGCTGATGTGTTTCATCGGGATGAAAACCTTCGGCGTAGACGCGAATATTGTAGCGCTTTCTGGTATTGCCATCGCCATCGGCACAATGGTCGATATGGGGATTATTCTCTGTGAGAATATTCTCAAACATCTGGAAGAAGCTGATCCAGACGAAGACCGATTGAAAGTCATTTTTAATGCGTCGCGCGAAGTGGCAGGCGCAGTGTTGACGGCTGTCTCCACGACCATTATCAGCTTCTTGCCGGTATTTACGATGATCGGTGCTGAAGGCAAACTATTCAAACCATTGGCGTTTACTAAGACGTTTGCTTTGATTGCATCAGTCATTGTAGCCTTAACGATTATTCCACCAGTCGCTCACGTATTGTTTACGGGGCGCTTACGTTCTGAAGCACTCAGGCGATATCTCCACTGGAGTGTGATCTTCGTTGGCATGATTACCCTTTTGCTCGCTATTCTAGCCGCTATGCCTATGAGTTCAGACAGCTCGATAACTTACTTTTCTATTCCGTGGTGGGTCGGAGCTATTGTAATGGCATTAGGCACGTACAAACTGCTGGAATCCCGGATACCTAAAAGTCTGAATCAGTATGGCCCCTGGTCCGCGAATGGCGTTGCTGTGGTGGTAGTGGGGCTGATTTTGACCGATCACTGGCTTCCATTAGGACCGGACAAGGGCTTTGTTCGGAATCTATTATTCGTTGTCCTGTTAATTGGTGGTTTGCTGGCGTTCTTCCAAATCTTTCAGCGATTCATCTACGAACCGCTGCTGCGCTGGTGCCTAAGAAACAAGGGACTCTTTCTAATGATTCCCATTGTGATACTAATGCTGGGAAGTTGCGTCTGGTTGGGATTTGATCGTGTTTTTGGATTTTTCCCCGCGCCAATTCGTAACTCAACTCCTTGGAAAGCGATCGCCAATACATTGCCGGGGCTAGGCAAAGAATTTATGCCCCCTCTAGACGAAGGATCGTTCCTTTACATGCCAACCACGATGCCACACGCATCGATCGGCGAGGCAATGGACGTGCTTCAACTTCAAGACCGCCTGTTGATCTCGATCCCGGAAGTGGAATCTGTTGTTGGCAAGGTAGGCCGTGTGGACAGTCCGCTTGATCCCGCTCCCATCTCGATGATCGAAACAGTTATCGCTTATAAGTCTGAGTATATAACAAATAAGGATGGGCATCGTCTCAAATTCCGTTACGATGATACTAAGAGCGATTTCATACGGGACGAAAAAGGGAATCTTATTGAAGACTCCAACGGACGAGCATTCCGCCAATGGCGTGACCACATTCGCACGCCCAATGATATCTGGAAAGAAATCACCGCTGCGGCAGATTTACCTGGCACAACATCTGCGCCGAAGCTGCAGCCGATCGCCGCGCGAATTGTGATGCTGCAGAGTGGTATGAGAGCGCCGATGGGTCTCAAGGTGAAAGGCCCTGATTTGGAAACCATCGAGCGTGTGGCGCTGGACATCGAACAACTTCTGAAAAAAGTACCCTCTGTAGAGGCATCAGCTGTAATTGCAGATCGAATTGTTGGCAAACCATACCTGGAAATCGATATCGACCGTGATGCTATAAAACGATATGGTTTGCACATCCGCACTGTACAGGATGTGATTGAAGTTGCCATCGGTGGGCAGAAAATCACGACGACAGTGGAGGGCCGCGAACGTTACCCAGTGAGAGTACGTTACGCACGCGAGCTACGCGACGAGATCGAGACACTTGACCGTATACTCGTACCTACACCGGCAGGACAGCAAATTCCACTCGAACAACTCGCCAAAATTCGTTACACGCGCGGTCCACAGACCATCAAGAGCGAAGACACATTTTTGTTAGGTTATGTGTTGTTCGACATGAAGCCTGGCAATGCCGAAGTAGATGTAGTTGAAGAATGCCAACGCTTCTTAAAACAAAAGATTGATGATGGTACATTGGTTCTTCCGCCTGGCGTCAGTTACACTTTTGCGGGTAGCTATGAAAATCAAATTCGCTCGCAAAAAACCCTGATGGTCGTCTTGCCTTTAGCTCTGTTTGTCATCTTTTTGATCTTATATTTTCAATTTCGGTCGGTCATCACCACTTCACTTGTATTCAGCGGCATCATGATCGCCTGGTCTGGTGGGTTTATCATGCTTTGGCTATATGGCCAATCATGGTTTTTAGATTTCAGTCTATTTGACACCAATATGCGGACTCTATTCCAAGTTCACCAAATCAATCTAAGCGTCGCAGTCTGGGTCGGCTTCTTAGCATTATTTGGAATTGCTTCCGACGATGGCGTGGTAATCACATCCTATCTCGATCAAAGTTTTCGAAAACGACGCATCAGTTCCGTCAAAGAAGCGCGTGATGCAACTCTCGCAGCTGGGGTGCGTCGAGTTCGACCGTGCTTGATGACAACCGCGACAACGATCCTGGCCCTGATTCCCGTACTTACATCCACGGGCCGTGGCTCTGACATTATGGTTCCGATGGCGATACCCAGCTTTGGTGGCATGCTGATCGAAGTCATGACGATGCTGGTCGTGCCCGTGCTCTATTGCAGTGTGATGGAATGGAAGCTTAAGCTGGGAATCGAAGACCCGCGTTTTGCCGAAGACGCAAAAACGTAA
- a CDS encoding efflux RND transporter periplasmic adaptor subunit has product MNDSFQGNWWSRIYGKHTGKLWIGQAAVLLIIGFSIAWSMKDSSSTVNSAKSSETHTEHKNVSQIWTCSMHPQIRRDGPGKCPICGMELVPVTTSAGGIRTIKISPTARKLMRIETTPVERRYVTAEIRMVGKVEYDETKLSYITAWVSGRLDRLYVDFTGIEVKKGDHLVYIYSEELYAAQEELIQALKYQRDRTSSSTKLVQPIDLVASAREKLRLLGLSASQIKDIEQRGAPTDHITIFSPIGGVIIEKLRQEGDRVRTGDRIYTVADLNQVWVKLDAYESDLVWLHYGQKVEFTTEAYPGETFTGRIAFIDPVLNKDTRTVKVRVNVPNKDGKLKPEMFVRAVVRSQLASGGRVIDEDLTGKWISPMHPEIVKDEPGNCDICGMPLVRAETLGDVMGNPENKPKPLVIPVSAALLTGTRAIVYVEIPTAKEPTFEGREIVLGPRAGAYYLVRNGLKEGDLVVTNGNFKLDSALQISAKPSMMTPEGGGGGGGGGHDHGGAKSEKKTQQGETAGQQMTLPSQFRSQLDAVLNAFNSVTTAVEEADLAKIRAAFDQLGVKLSQVNKKQLTGHVEMLWREFSMLLSNDVVEGRDVASLQDSDRIYLQLKRHIQRAREQFGLTHSNHQQAIIKIDVPIEFQNQLLPLLDTYFALANSLASDNEKLALATGPKLRQVLGTIQTSHLNEKALTVWQKEFGNLSKITDQVIEAKDIKSMREAFTLLSEEILVVIKTFEVGNNRPLYELHCPMAFKGRGAIWLQNNDQIRNPYFGATMLKCADRVNLISFDKEKQGAHTNHKGHSH; this is encoded by the coding sequence ATGAATGATTCATTTCAAGGAAATTGGTGGAGTCGCATCTATGGCAAACATACTGGCAAGTTATGGATAGGGCAGGCAGCCGTTCTACTAATAATCGGCTTCAGCATTGCATGGTCAATGAAAGATAGTTCATCGACGGTCAATTCAGCCAAATCCAGTGAGACTCATACAGAGCACAAAAATGTGTCTCAAATCTGGACATGTTCGATGCACCCCCAGATTCGCCGTGATGGTCCAGGTAAGTGTCCTATCTGCGGTATGGAATTGGTGCCTGTCACGACATCAGCAGGCGGCATACGGACGATTAAAATCAGCCCCACTGCGCGGAAGTTGATGAGAATCGAGACTACACCTGTCGAGCGACGTTATGTTACAGCAGAAATACGTATGGTCGGAAAAGTCGAATATGACGAAACAAAACTCTCATATATCACGGCATGGGTTTCCGGCCGCCTCGACCGGCTGTATGTCGATTTTACTGGTATCGAAGTCAAGAAAGGTGATCATCTAGTCTACATTTATAGCGAAGAGTTATATGCTGCTCAAGAGGAGTTAATTCAGGCATTAAAATACCAACGTGATCGCACTTCCTCTTCCACAAAACTCGTACAACCAATTGATCTTGTCGCATCCGCACGTGAAAAACTACGGCTTCTTGGCTTGTCAGCTTCACAGATCAAAGACATTGAACAGCGTGGTGCCCCGACTGATCATATCACCATTTTCTCGCCGATTGGCGGCGTCATAATCGAAAAGCTGCGGCAAGAAGGAGACCGCGTGCGCACTGGAGATCGAATCTATACTGTTGCTGACTTGAATCAGGTGTGGGTTAAACTCGATGCCTATGAATCTGATTTGGTTTGGCTCCACTACGGGCAAAAAGTGGAATTCACAACTGAAGCATACCCAGGCGAGACTTTTACGGGCCGCATTGCGTTTATTGACCCTGTATTAAACAAGGATACCCGAACCGTCAAAGTACGAGTCAATGTGCCTAACAAGGATGGCAAGCTCAAACCAGAAATGTTTGTACGTGCCGTAGTACGTTCACAACTCGCTTCGGGAGGACGCGTGATAGATGAAGATCTTACGGGTAAGTGGATTAGTCCTATGCATCCTGAAATTGTCAAGGACGAACCTGGAAACTGCGATATCTGTGGCATGCCATTAGTTCGGGCCGAGACATTAGGTGACGTTATGGGCAATCCTGAAAACAAACCGAAACCACTTGTCATTCCAGTATCGGCTGCACTCCTCACTGGTACACGAGCAATTGTATATGTTGAAATTCCTACTGCGAAAGAACCTACATTTGAAGGCCGTGAAATTGTGTTAGGCCCGCGTGCAGGTGCGTACTACCTTGTAAGAAACGGACTAAAGGAAGGAGACCTTGTCGTCACCAACGGTAACTTTAAGCTAGACAGCGCTCTGCAAATTTCCGCCAAGCCGTCAATGATGACACCCGAAGGAGGTGGCGGCGGTGGCGGCGGCGGACATGATCATGGTGGCGCAAAGAGCGAGAAAAAAACGCAGCAGGGTGAAACAGCAGGCCAGCAAATGACGTTGCCTTCCCAGTTCCGTTCACAACTTGACGCAGTATTAAATGCGTTCAATAGTGTCACAACGGCTGTTGAAGAAGCCGATTTGGCAAAAATCCGTGCAGCCTTTGATCAGTTGGGAGTGAAGTTGAGTCAAGTCAACAAAAAACAACTGACAGGCCATGTAGAAATGCTTTGGCGTGAATTTTCAATGTTACTATCAAATGACGTAGTTGAAGGACGTGATGTCGCGTCGTTGCAAGATTCTGATCGGATTTATCTTCAACTAAAACGACACATTCAGCGAGCTCGCGAGCAATTTGGTCTGACCCACAGCAACCATCAGCAAGCGATCATCAAGATCGACGTGCCTATCGAGTTTCAGAATCAATTGTTGCCATTGTTAGACACTTACTTTGCACTAGCGAATTCCCTGGCATCGGATAACGAAAAACTTGCATTGGCAACAGGTCCTAAGTTGCGTCAGGTACTCGGTACGATCCAAACATCGCATCTGAATGAGAAAGCATTAACAGTTTGGCAGAAAGAATTTGGCAATCTCAGCAAGATTACAGATCAAGTCATCGAGGCTAAAGACATTAAATCGATGAGAGAAGCGTTCACTTTACTTTCAGAAGAAATCTTGGTCGTTATAAAGACGTTTGAAGTAGGAAATAATCGGCCTCTCTACGAACTGCATTGTCCGATGGCATTCAAGGGGCGTGGAGCGATTTGGCTCCAGAATAATGACCAGATCAGAAATCCCTATTTCGGAGCCACAATGCTCAAGTGTGCGGATCGAGTCAACTTGATTTCGTTCGACAAGGAAAAACAGGGAGCTCACACCAACCATAAGGGACATAGTCACTAA
- a CDS encoding zf-HC2 domain-containing protein, giving the protein MNCSEVQELLSAYYDGELADDQRDRVSAHIGTCTKCAGELTGFEKLSRMASVLSEPVPTQQIWSQINQKLDEQSICENPILKPVHNDHRLSFSVPKLFVLAATILTAVGISWFTYQSWFTHGNHDHFTVEFGHYLDEFVRDPDVAQQILLEKYENKLIDPNRAVEQVGYRPSVANGLPAEYTLESTHVIKMPCCTCVQSICKRNDGSKLAIFEHDDKETKEWFGDRPNISVYCKDKQCCLVELDKQIAASWKQGSRHITLIGVQDVAEVNEIISWLNEKKQPVLN; this is encoded by the coding sequence ATGAATTGTTCCGAAGTTCAAGAATTACTTTCCGCCTACTATGATGGCGAGTTAGCAGATGACCAAAGGGACCGCGTGTCGGCACACATCGGCACTTGCACAAAATGTGCAGGAGAACTTACTGGGTTCGAAAAACTCTCGCGAATGGCCAGCGTTCTCAGCGAGCCTGTGCCAACTCAACAAATTTGGAGTCAAATCAATCAGAAATTAGACGAGCAGTCTATCTGCGAAAATCCCATTCTCAAACCAGTTCATAATGATCATCGGCTTTCGTTCTCGGTTCCTAAGTTGTTTGTTTTGGCAGCAACAATCCTCACTGCTGTTGGAATCAGCTGGTTCACTTATCAGTCATGGTTTACTCATGGTAATCATGATCATTTCACAGTAGAGTTCGGTCATTATCTTGACGAATTTGTCCGCGATCCTGATGTGGCTCAACAGATTCTACTTGAGAAGTACGAGAACAAGCTCATTGACCCTAATCGAGCGGTCGAGCAAGTAGGCTACCGGCCATCCGTTGCCAACGGTCTGCCCGCCGAATATACCCTTGAATCAACTCATGTCATCAAGATGCCGTGTTGCACTTGTGTACAATCTATCTGTAAACGAAACGATGGCAGCAAATTGGCTATTTTTGAGCATGACGATAAAGAAACTAAAGAATGGTTCGGGGACAGGCCCAATATTTCAGTCTATTGTAAAGATAAGCAATGCTGTCTGGTTGAATTAGATAAACAAATCGCTGCCAGTTGGAAACAAGGGTCGCGTCACATCACATTGATTGGGGTACAGGACGTTGCTGAAGTCAACGAAATCATTTCATGGTTGAATGAGAAAAAACAGCCCGTTCTGAATTGA
- a CDS encoding RNA polymerase sigma factor, with product MASKNTTTSKYVSDATEIDAGLLERCRSKKRSAQQCLYELCHRQVYRLMVRTVGLQDAGDVTQQVFLQLFRKIDQFESQSKFETWLYRLAINEGLQHLRKGRRWNFQNLSHEPMSQHNPEFERIDHKELLEVALSRIEPELLSIFVLREVQGLSYREIAEVMEIPEGTVGSRLNRARRELQQQLADLGWEP from the coding sequence GTGGCATCTAAAAACACAACAACATCGAAGTATGTTAGCGATGCGACTGAAATTGACGCTGGCCTATTAGAAAGATGTCGTTCAAAAAAACGTAGTGCACAACAGTGCCTCTACGAGTTGTGTCATCGGCAAGTTTACCGGCTCATGGTTCGCACCGTTGGATTACAAGATGCGGGAGATGTAACTCAACAAGTTTTTCTACAATTATTTCGTAAGATTGACCAGTTTGAATCTCAATCGAAGTTCGAAACTTGGCTTTATCGACTTGCCATAAATGAAGGACTTCAACACCTTAGAAAAGGACGTCGTTGGAATTTTCAAAATCTCTCACACGAACCGATGAGCCAACATAATCCCGAATTTGAACGTATAGATCATAAGGAACTATTGGAAGTAGCTCTGTCAAGAATCGAGCCAGAGTTACTTTCAATCTTCGTACTCCGTGAAGTTCAAGGTCTGTCATATCGCGAAATCGCTGAAGTCATGGAAATTCCAGAAGGAACCGTTGGATCACGGCTGAATCGCGCACGACGCGAATTACAGCAGCAACTTGCTGATCTGGGTTGGGAGCCGTAA
- a CDS encoding recombinase family protein — MRSGNTLLVWKLGCLRRPLRYLATMIEELKEREIGFRSIIVGIIDTTTPSGELIFHVFSALDQFEQRLIQETTKTGLAAGDDDTATSNAAQAVTGNQRTWNANRHKFRCPRALLLAS, encoded by the coding sequence TTGCGAAGTGGAAATACTCTCCTTGTTTGGAAGCTAGGCTGTCTGAGACGACCACTACGTTATCTCGCAACTATGATCGAAGAGCTGAAGGAACGAGAAATCGGATTTCGTTCGATTATTGTCGGTATCATCGATACAACAACACCTTCAGGAGAACTGATCTTTCACGTCTTCTCTGCTCTCGATCAATTCGAGCAGCGACTTATACAAGAGACAACTAAAACAGGCTTGGCTGCAGGGGATGACGATACCGCTACATCAAACGCCGCACAAGCGGTGACCGGAAACCAGCGAACCTGGAACGCGAACCGACACAAATTCCGATGCCCCAGAGCCCTTCTACTCGCATCTTAA
- a CDS encoding GNAT family N-acetyltransferase has protein sequence MGYSITQAKPSDDQKELISLINRNFQKNDPQWFNWSQRQNPFGENLCWLAREESVGKLIGSTGLLRRRMNYGGQSFVVGQAEAINIDEAHRSAQAALKLQRALISHLPETDFHFVYGMTETAAAVFKRCRYKQIGTFQHWVKPLRSEYKLKNKISNRFVRKGATVLIDLALNLYSLESRTFKSHRLKVNNDAPIDERFHRLFEKHAHNLIMVERTREFLEWRFCHEPSTRFQIMTLENREQELLGYLVYVIGETGRNGDHAAGIQDFFYRDQKSFQQLLVAFIQHCRQIRMETIVMNYFGRKEIANMLSRFGFFQRKSSTQVFVHDNPQFKDFQMEVLHDSNCWHLTNAELL, from the coding sequence ATGGGCTACTCTATCACCCAGGCCAAACCGAGTGACGATCAGAAAGAACTGATTTCCTTGATCAATCGGAATTTTCAGAAAAACGACCCCCAGTGGTTTAACTGGTCTCAACGGCAGAATCCATTTGGTGAAAACCTCTGCTGGCTGGCCCGGGAAGAATCAGTCGGTAAACTTATTGGTTCTACTGGCCTGTTGCGAAGGCGCATGAACTATGGCGGCCAGTCCTTTGTAGTCGGTCAGGCTGAAGCAATCAACATCGATGAAGCACACAGATCGGCTCAGGCAGCGCTCAAACTGCAACGCGCCTTAATCTCTCACCTGCCCGAAACGGACTTTCACTTTGTGTATGGCATGACGGAAACTGCGGCGGCGGTCTTTAAACGATGTCGCTACAAACAAATCGGCACCTTCCAGCATTGGGTCAAACCGCTGCGCAGTGAATACAAGCTTAAGAATAAAATCTCGAACAGATTTGTCAGAAAAGGAGCGACAGTACTCATTGATCTGGCACTTAATCTCTACTCTCTCGAATCCAGAACATTCAAGTCGCATCGTCTTAAAGTAAATAATGACGCACCGATTGATGAACGGTTTCATCGACTTTTTGAAAAGCATGCTCACAATCTTATCATGGTCGAGCGCACGCGCGAATTTCTGGAATGGCGTTTTTGTCATGAGCCGTCGACTCGCTTCCAGATCATGACTTTGGAGAACCGTGAGCAGGAGCTACTGGGCTATCTGGTTTATGTGATTGGGGAAACCGGCCGAAATGGTGACCATGCAGCGGGAATTCAGGACTTTTTCTATCGCGACCAGAAATCATTCCAACAGTTACTGGTGGCTTTCATCCAGCACTGCCGTCAGATCAGAATGGAAACGATCGTCATGAATTATTTTGGTCGAAAAGAAATCGCAAACATGCTTTCGCGATTCGGGTTCTTTCAACGTAAGTCGTCGACCCAGGTCTTTGTGCATGACAATCCCCAGTTTAAAGACTTTCAAATGGAAGTCCTGCACGACTCCAATTGCTGGCACCTGACAAACGCCGAACTGCTGTAA
- a CDS encoding helix-turn-helix domain-containing protein: MGLAGTNTISIVMVYRQGRQNQMNHTFDRDPSTKMVTEITARREEALSHNEKPDNQGKLTERHHDRLKCIVPVHTLSGVILGILILHPVTMVIYCFEFHPELTDVRKRLKGSPQKVRRAEILLKADVRGPNWTDKKIAEAFSCRVQTIENLRKRLVVDGFEIALNGKTRESPPRQKVLVGKQEARVIAMRLGKPSKGYVNWSLRLLAERVVELGLVESISHETIRQTLKKTV, translated from the coding sequence TTGGGGCTGGCTGGTACAAACACCATTAGCATCGTAATGGTTTATCGGCAAGGAAGGCAAAATCAAATGAATCATACATTCGACCGAGATCCATCAACCAAAATGGTTACCGAGATAACCGCTCGAAGAGAAGAAGCGCTATCGCATAATGAGAAACCTGACAACCAAGGAAAATTAACAGAACGGCATCATGATCGGCTGAAGTGTATCGTGCCGGTTCATACACTGAGCGGTGTTATTCTGGGAATTTTGATTTTGCATCCCGTGACAATGGTCATCTATTGTTTCGAATTTCATCCGGAACTTACGGATGTCCGCAAGCGACTGAAAGGTTCGCCTCAGAAAGTAAGACGCGCAGAAATTCTGCTGAAGGCAGATGTGCGGGGACCAAACTGGACAGACAAGAAGATTGCTGAAGCGTTTTCATGTCGCGTTCAGACCATTGAAAATCTCCGCAAACGGCTCGTCGTCGATGGATTTGAGATTGCCTTAAATGGCAAGACTCGGGAGTCACCACCGAGACAGAAAGTTCTTGTCGGCAAACAGGAAGCGCGGGTGATTGCCATGCGTCTGGGGAAACCGTCAAAAGGATATGTAAACTGGTCGCTTCGGCTGCTGGCAGAACGGGTAGTGGAACTGGGACTGGTCGAATCGATCAGTCACGAAACAATTCGTCAAACGCTTAAAAAAACGGTATAA
- a CDS encoding cytochrome c3 family protein, with protein sequence MKSKWIYIVASILFVVLWIMTSSESALKQPATWQRLAEPGQLSAAHAHLENNCAACHTSVTGIETSKCIVCHANNESLLQRQPTSFHGSISSCKECHLEHQGRGKRATSMDHVMLAKIGMRQLKDDDVNNKLLTWSKLWVPPHANITPDEVALNCATCHSNDDRHFQLFGQDCAQCHATDKWMIAEFRHPSPNSMDCAQCHQAPPSHYMMHFKMISARVAGRPHARVDQCFQCHQTTSWNDILGAGWYKHH encoded by the coding sequence ATGAAAAGCAAATGGATCTACATTGTTGCAAGCATTTTGTTCGTCGTTCTGTGGATCATGACGTCGAGCGAATCTGCGCTGAAACAACCCGCAACCTGGCAACGCTTGGCCGAACCCGGCCAATTGTCGGCCGCTCATGCGCATTTGGAAAACAATTGCGCCGCATGCCACACATCGGTCACCGGCATCGAGACGTCGAAATGCATCGTCTGCCATGCCAACAACGAGTCTCTTTTGCAACGGCAACCGACGTCGTTCCATGGCAGTATCAGTAGCTGCAAAGAGTGCCACTTGGAACATCAAGGCCGAGGAAAACGTGCGACAAGTATGGACCACGTGATGCTGGCCAAGATAGGTATGCGCCAATTGAAGGATGATGATGTAAACAACAAATTGCTGACTTGGTCGAAGTTATGGGTGCCACCGCACGCCAACATAACGCCAGACGAAGTGGCCCTCAATTGTGCCACCTGCCACTCAAACGATGACCGCCATTTCCAACTCTTCGGCCAAGACTGTGCTCAATGCCACGCTACGGACAAGTGGATGATTGCCGAATTCCGACACCCATCCCCCAATTCAATGGACTGCGCGCAATGTCACCAGGCACCGCCCAGTCACTACATGATGCACTTCAAAATGATTTCAGCCCGCGTTGCTGGTCGGCCACACGCTCGTGTTGATCAATGTTTCCAGTGCCACCAGACAACATCTTGGAACGACATCCTTGGGGCTGGCTGGTACAAACACCATTAG